A genome region from Hevea brasiliensis isolate MT/VB/25A 57/8 chromosome 7, ASM3005281v1, whole genome shotgun sequence includes the following:
- the LOC110648070 gene encoding LOW QUALITY PROTEIN: bifunctional aspartokinase/homoserine dehydrogenase 1, chloroplastic (The sequence of the model RefSeq protein was modified relative to this genomic sequence to represent the inferred CDS: inserted 2 bases in 1 codon), which translates to MARQQLIPTRLIPQLPCPYPRISTCQQNSSLTSRLNRLIVQRHHFEWTSFVSQWGRRELGCGHVSSSVKAVLLDESKEKIRLPKVDMWSVHKFGGTCVGTSERIKNVAEVIVNDGSDGKLVVVSAMSKVTDMMYDLIYKAQSRDDSYIAAADAVFEKHRLTATDLLDGEDLASFLAQLHDDVNNLKAMLHAIYIAGHATESFSDFIVGHGELWSAQMLSYVASESGLDCKWMDTREVLIVNPTSSNQVDPDFVESEKRLEEWFSRNPCKTIVATGFVASTPQNIPTTLKRDGSDFSAAIMGALLRARQVTIWTDVNGVYSADPRKVSEAVILRTLSYQEAWEMSYFGANVLHPRTIIPVMRYDIPIMIRNIFNLASPGTMICQPSMNVSEDDQKLDSPVKGFATIDNVALVNVEGTGMAGVPGTASAIFSAVKDVGANVIMISQASSEHSVCFAVPEKEVKAVAEVLQSRFRQALDAGRLSQVAIVPNCSILAAVGQKMASTPGVSATLFNALAKASINVRAIAQGCSEYNITVVVKREDCIRALRAVHSRFYLSKTTIAMGIIGPGLIGGTLLDQLRDQAAVLKEEFNIDLRVMGITGSRGMLLSEVGIDLSRWRELMKENGEIADLEKFTHHVHGNHFIPNTVLVDCTADSNVASCYYDWLRKGIHVITPNKKANSGPLDQYLKLRALQRQSYTHYFYEATVGAGLPIISTLRGLLETGDKILQIEGIFSGTLSYIFNNFIGTQSFSEVVAEAKQAGYTEPDPRDDLSGTDVARKVIILARESGLKLELSDIPVQSLVPEPLRASASAERXHEAVTQFDQDMAKERQKAEDAGDVLRYVGVVDAVRQEGRVELRRYKKDHPFAQLSGSDNIIAFTTTRYKEQPLIVRGPGAGAQVTAGGIFSDILRLASYLGAPS; encoded by the exons ATGGCGAGACAGCAGCTAATTCCTACAAGGCTTATCCCACAGCTTCCTTGTCCATACCCACGCATCTCCACCTGCCAGCAAAACAGCAGCCTGACCAGCCGCCTCAATCGCTTGATAGTGCAGCGACATCACTTCGAGTG GACAAGTTTTGTTTCTCAGTGGGGAAGAAGGGAGTTAGGATGTGGTCATGTCTCTTCTTCAGTTAAAG CTGTTTTACTGGATGAATCCAAGGAAAAGATTCGCCTTCCAAAAGTTGATATGTGGTCAGTCCATAAGTTTGGTGGTACTTGTGTCGGAACCTCTGAGAGAATCAAGAATGTAGCTGAGGTAATTGTTAATGATGGATCAGATGGGAAATTGGTGGTTGTGTCAGCAATGTCAAAGGTGACGGACATGATGTATGACCTCATCTACAAGGCACAATCACGAGATGATTCTTATATTGCTGCTGCTGATGCTGTTTTTGAGAAGCATAGATTAACGGCAACAGATCTTCTTGATGGGGAAGATCTTGCTAGTTTTCTGGCCCAGTTACATGATGATGTTAATAACCTCAAAGCCATGCTTCATGCAATATACATAG CTGGTCATGCAACAGAAtcattttctgattttattgttgGACATGGAGAGTTATGGTCTGCTCAGATGTTATCATATGTCGCGTCAGAAAG CGGGTTAGATTGTAAATGGATGGATACAAGAGAAGTGCTTATTGTAAATCCTACCAGCTCTAATCAAGTTGATCCTGATTTTGTGGAATCTGAAAAAAGACTTGAAGAATGGTTCTCTCGAAATCCATGTAAGACAATAGTTGCAACTGGTTTCGTTGCCAGCACACCTCAGAATATTCCAACTACTTTGAAGCGGGATGGAAGTGACTTCTCTGCAGCAATAATGGGTGCTCTATTGAGGGCTCGACAAGTCACTATTTGGACTGATGTTAATGGGGTCTACAGTGCAGACCCCAGAAAAG TTAGTGAGGCTGTGATACTGAGGACATTATCTTATCAAGAGGCCTGGGAAATG TCGTATTTTGGAGCTAATGTTTTACATCCCCGCACTATTATTCCTGTTATGCGTTATGATATTCCGATCATGATAAGGAATATTTTCAACCTTGCTTCACCTGGAACAATGATCTGCCAGCCTTCTATGAATGTGAGCGAAGATGACCAGAAATTGGACTCCCCTGTCAAAGGTTTTGCGACGATAGACAATGTGGCCCTTGTGAATGTTGAAGG AACCGGAATGGCTGGTGTTCCTGGCACAGCTAGTGCCATTTTTAGTGCTGTGAAAGATGTTGGTGCTAATGTCATTATGATATCGCAG GCTAGTAGCGAGCATTCTGTATGCTTTGCTGTGCCCGAGAAGGAAGTAAAAGCTGTTGCAGAGGTTTTGCAGTCTAGATTTCGTCAAGCTTTGGATGCTGGACGCCTTTCCCAG GTTGCCATCGTTCCAAATTGTAGCATTTTAGCAGCAGTTGGCCAGAAAATGGCTAGTACTCCTGGAGTCAGTGCTACTCTGTTCAATGCCCTAGCTAAG GCAAGTATTAATGTCCGTGCCATAGCCCAAGGCTGTTCTGAGTATAATATTACTGTCGTAGTCAAGCGTGAAGATTGTATAAGGGCTTTAAGGGCGGTACACTCAAGGTTTTATCTTTCAAAAACCACAATAGCTATGGGAATTATTGGACCTGGTTTGATTGGTGGCACATTACTTGATCAGCTCAGAGATCAG GCAGCAGTCCTTAAGGAAGAATTTAACATTGATTTGCGTGTCATGGGGATCACTGGCTCAAGGGGAATGCTTTTGAGTGAAGT TGGAATTGATTTGTCAAGATGGAGAGAACTTATGAAGGAGAATGGTGAAATAGCTGACCTGGAGAAATTCACTCACCATGTGCATGGGAACCATTTTATTCCAAATACTGTTTTGGTAGATTGCACAGCTGACTCTAATGTTGCGAGCTGTTACTATGATTGGTTGCGAAAAGGAATTCATGTGATAACCCCAAACAAGAAGGCAAATTCAGGGCCACTTGATCAG TATTTAAAACTGAGAGCTCTTCAGCGCCAATCTTATACACATTACTTTTATGAAGCAACTGTTGGAGCTGGTCTTCCAATTATTAGCACTTTACGAGGTCTCCTTGAAACGGGAGATAAAATATTGCAAATTGAAGGAATTTTTAG TGGAACTTTGAGTTACATTTTCAACAATTTCATAGGCACACAATCATTTAGTGAGGTAGTGGCAGAAGCAAAGCAGGCAGGTTATACTGAGCCAGATCCAAGGGATGATCTATCTGGAACGGATGTTGCCAGAAAG GTGATAATTCTTGCAAGAGAATCTGGTTTGAAATTAGAACTTTCTGATATCCCTGTTCAAAGTCTTGTGCCTGAACCATTGAGA GCCAGTGCATCTGCCGAGCG TCATGAAGCGGTTACGCAATTTGACCAAGACATGGCTAAGGAAAGACAAAAAGCAGAGGATGCTGGTGAT GTCTTGAGGTATGTTGGGGTGGTGGATGCGGTGAGGCAAGAAGGGCGTGTTGAGTTGCGAAGGTATAAGAAAGATCATCCATTTGCACAGCTATCAGGTTCTGATAACATCATAGCTTTCACTACTACAAGGTACAAGGAACAACCACTAATAGTCCGCGGTCCTGGTGCTGGGGCTCAAGTGACCGCTGGAGGAATATTCAGCGACATACTCCGATTAGCCTCATATCTAGGTGCCCCATCATAA
- the LOC110667140 gene encoding transcription factor HEC3, translated as MDINPSKFTNHTSDLEMSMENQIFHDQIPFNSYCPAGYSLQTHQTPSSSSTTPIPISTFLVDHIGIGNDHMEEVEEPEEELGAMKEMMYKIAAMQPVDIDPATIRKPKRRNVRISDDPQSVAARHRRERISEKMRILQRLVPGGTKMDTASMLDEAILYVKFLKRQIRLLQSNQNPPCIGGWKPLVSTTSSTLESPAPAGPGNAFLSNGGDPAAMCFNHEVISD; from the coding sequence ATGGATATCAACCCTTCTAAGTTCACAAACCACACTTCAGACCTTGAAATGTCCATGGAAAACCAAATCTTCCATGACCAAATTCCTTTCAACTCATATTGTCCTGCAGGTTACTCTCTCCAAACACACCAAacaccttcttcttcttctactacTCCCATCCCCATCTCAACCTTTCTTGTTGACCACATAGGCATAGGAAACGATCACATGGAGGAAGTGGAAGAGCCAGAAGAAGAGCTAGGAGCCATGAAAGAAATGATGTACAAAATCGCAGCTATGCAGCCTGTAGATATAGATCCAGCAACAATTCGCAAGCCCAAAAGACGAAACGTAAGGATAAGTGATGACCCCCAGAGCGTAGCAGCACGTCATAGGAGAGAAAGAATAAGCGAAAAGATGAGAATTTTGCAAAGACTTGTTCCTGGAGGAACAAAAATGGACACTGCCTCCATGCTAGATGAAGCTATTCTTTATGTCAAGTTCTTGAAAAGACAGATTCGCTTACTCCAATCTAATCAAAACCCACCATGCATTGGAGGCTGGAAACCTCTTGTTTCCACCACATCGTCCACCCTTGAGTCTCCGGCACCAGCAGGCCCTGGAAACGCTTTTCTCAGTAATGGTGGTGACCCTGCAGCTATGTGCTTCAATCATGAGGTAATAAGTGATTAG